Genomic DNA from Methanofollis sp. W23:
TCCGCCGCCCGCCCGCGAGGAGCGCGACCAAAAACTTTCTACCGAACCGATCGAAGAGAGAAGAGTCGTTACCATGAAAAAAGTCCTGATCAACGCGCGCAAAGAGGACTACGCACACCTCGCTTCCGTCATCGAGGACCACCACCATGTCGTCCTCAGGCAGGACCCGGTCTACGAAATAAAAATCTTTCTGCCAGACAACGACCTCGACGCCTTCATCGAGGAGGTGCGCGAGACCGTCGACCTGCGCTACAAAGAGAATCTTATAGAGGTCTCCTCGCCTGAGTTCGTCATCTCGCCGTACCTCACGCGGGCCGAAGAAAAGGCAGAGAAGGGGGAAAAGACCGAACGGACCCCGATCGAAAGACTCGTCGAGACAACGAAGCCCTATCTCCGCCTCAACGCCGACACCCTGGCCATGACCTCCATCGCCGGACTCATTGCTCTCACCGGGCTCTTTCTCAACAATGTCGCCGTGATCATCGGGGCCATGCTCCTCTCCCCGATCCTCGGGCCCATCTACGCCTTCGCGATCAGCGTCGCCGTCGGCCACGGGAAAGACGGGGTGCGGAGCCTCTCGGTCCTTGCCGCCCTTCTTCTTTCGGTCTTCGTCCTCTCGGCCCTCTCCACCGCGGGCCTCCACCTGCTCGTCCCGCTTGCCGTCACCCCTGAGATCCTCTCGCGCACCATGGTCAGCCCCATCTATATCCTCATGGCCGTCCTGCTCGGGTTTGCGGCGGTGCTCGCCCTCGACCGCGGGATGTCCGACCTCATCGCCGGCGTCGCGATCGCCGCCGCCCTCCTCCCACCGACCGTGGTGGCCGGGATCGCCACCGTCCTCCTCACTGACCGCGTCCTCCAGGCCGGGGTGCTCGTCCTGGAGAACGTGGTGGGCATGCTTGCCGGGGCGCTCATCGCCACCCTGGTGCTCGGGATCGGCGCCCGCGACTACTACGAACAGGTCGCCGCCAGGAAGGCGATGGTGCGGACCGCCCTCGCGATAGCCCTCCTCCTTGCCATTCTGCTCGGGCTCAGCCTGGCCCTCACTTGATCTCGATCCGCTCGCCGGTCAGCATGAAATGGACCTTCTCGCCCATCGCGCAGCAATGGTCCCCGCACCGTTCGAGATAGCGGGCCACCATCACATAGTCCATCCCGCGCTCGATGTGCTGCGGGTCCTCCATCATATAGGTGAGCGCCTCACGGAAGACCGAGTAGCGCAGGTCGTCGACACAGTCATCGCGTGCCGAGAGATCTTTGATCAGCGAGATCTCCCCGGTCCCGTACGCCGCCAGGACGTCGTTGACCATCGAGGCAACGATCCCCGCCATATGAGGCAGGTTCAGCATCCGCCCCAGGTGTCCGGCGCCGGCGAAGTGGCGGACCAGGAGGGCGATGTCCTTGCCATAGCGCCCGATGCGGTACAGCGAGGCATTCATCCGGATGGTGCAGAGGATCGCCCGCAGGTCCAGGGCCATCGGCTGGTACAGGGCGATGAGTTTGAGCAGCCGCTCGTCGAAGGCGTCTGAGCGGTCTGCAAGTTCGCCCTTCCGCGCCAGCACCGAATTGGCAAGGTCCTCGTCGCCGGTCTTCAGGGCCTCGAAGGCGTCGACGAGCATCCCGCGTGCGAAGTGCCCGTATTCGAGAAATTCTTCTTTGAGAGTGTCCAGTTCTTCATGAAACTTCTCGCTCATCGTCTCACCTACCCGAACCTGCCGGTGATGTAGCGTTCGGTCAACTCCTCCCGCGGCGCCTCGAAGACCTGCGGGGTCTCCCCGAATTCGACGAGTTCGCCGAGGTACATGAACCCGGTATAGTCGCTGGCCCGCGCCGCCTGTTGCATGTTGTGCGTGACGATGATGACGGTGTAGCGGGTCTTGAGGTCTTCGATCAGCCCCTCGATCTTTGCGGTGGCGATCGGGTCGAGGGCCGAGCAGGGCTCGTCCATCAGCACCACCTCGGGCTCGACGGCCAGGGTCCGTGCGATGCAGAGCCGTTGCTGCTGCCCGCCTGAGAGGCTGAAGGCCGGGGCGTCCAGGCGGTCCTTCACCTCGTCCCAGAGGGCGGCGTCCTGCAGACTCTTCTCGACGACGGCGTCGAGGGTCGAGCGGTCCCGCACCCCGTGGACGCGGGGGCCGTAGGCGACATTCTCGTAGATGGATTTGGGAAAGGGGTTGGGACGCTGGAAGACCATCCCGATCCGTTTCCTGATCTCGACGACGTCGACCTCAGGGGCATAGATGTCGGTGCCGTTAAAACGCACCTCGCCCTGGATCCTGACATTCTCGACCAGGTCGTTCATCCGGTTGAGACACCGCAGCAGGGTGGACTTGCCGCACCCTGACGGCCCGATGAGGGCGGTGACCTTGTGGCGTGCAAACCCGACCTCGATCTCCTTGAGGGCGTGGTGCTCCCCATAGTGGAGATCGAGGTGGTTGACGGTGATGATTGTGTCGTGTTCTTTCATGGTTCACCAGTGGATTTTCTTCTGTGAGTGGTGCCTGAGGGCGATGGCCACGGCATAGATCCCGACGACCAGGACCAGGAGGACGAGGGCCGTCCCGTACTGTTGCTCTTTTGCGCCCGGTACCGTGGTCGCCAGGATGAAGAGGTGGTAGGGCAGGGCCATTACGGGATCGCCGAGCGAGTCTGGGAGGAAACGGGTGGAGAAGACCGCCGCCGTGAAGAGGATGGGGGCGGTCTCCCCCGCGGCACGGCCGATGGAGAGGATGGTGCCGGTGAGGATGCCGGGGACGGCCGGGGGCAGGACGACACGGTGGATCGTCTGCCACCTGGTGGCGCCGAGCGCAAGGCTCCCCTCCCGCACCGAATCAGGCACGCTCTTCAACGCCTCTTCGGTCGTCCTGATGATGGTCGGGAGGATCATCAGCCCGAGGGTGATCATCCCGGCGATGAGCGAGACCCCGAAGTTGAGGAAGATCACCAGGAAAGTGAAGCCGAAGAGCCCGAAGACGATCGAGGGCGTGCCGTTGAGGAGGTCGATCCCGGTCCTGATCGCTGCGGTCACCCGGCCGCCGCGAGTGTATTCTGAGAGATAGACCGCGGCCCCGATCCCGATCGGGAGGGCGAAGAGGATCGCCCCACCGACGAGGTAGAGGGTGCCGACGATCGCCGGGAAGATTCCGCCGGCCCGCCCGAGGTCGCGGGGGGGCTGGGTGAGGAACTCCCAGGTGATGGCCGGGAGGCCGTTGACGACGATGTAGCCGAGGATGACGGCGAGGACGGCGAGCACCACCCCGAGGGCGGCCCAGAGGAGAGCGAAGGCGAGGTGCTGCATGTTCGCTCTGGAGAGGCGGCGGTGTATGAGGACGGCGCCCGCCCCGAGGCCGAGGAGTGCCGCGGCCGCAGGGAGCGGGAGGAGGAGCAGGACGAGGAGGGCGAGGACAAGGAAGGTGATGAGCTTCCCTTTCCCCTGCAACCCCGGCACCCTGAGACGTTGCCGCCCCTGCTCCTCGGTCCCGTACCCCGCCTGGATCCGCGTCATGATCCAGAGGGCGGCGAGGTTGACCCCGAGGGTGATGAGGAGGAGGACCACCGCCACCCCGAAGAGGGCGTGGTAGTGAGTGCTCCCGACGGCGACCTCGCCCATCTCGATCCCCAACGTGCCGGTGAGGGTGCGGATCGGGGAGAGAAGGTTGGTGATCGGGTCAGGGATGATCGCGGCGTTGCCGGTGACCATGATCACCGCCATCGTCTCGCCGATGGCCCGGCCCATCCCGAGGATCACGGCGGCGGTGATCCCTGAGAGGGCCGAGGGGACGAGCACCCGGCTGATCGTCTGCCACCTGGTGGCGCCGAGGGCCAGGCTCCCTTCCCTGTACGATCCTGGCACGCTGTTGAGGGCGTCCTCAGAGACCGAGATGATCGTCGGGAGGGCCATGACCCCAAGGAGGATCGAGCCGGCAAGCCAACTCTCGCCTGAAGGGACGTCGAAGGCGACCCGCAGCCAGTCGGTGAGGATGATCAGCCCGAAGAACCCGTAAACGACCGAAGGGATCCCGGCAAGCAGTTCAATGGCAGGTTTTGCCACGGCCTTCACGCGGGGCGGGGCGAGTTCGGCGAGGCAGACCGCGCTCCCGATCCCGAGCGGGACGGCGATGACCATCGCCCCCAGGGTGACGAGGAGAGTGCCGACGAGGAGGGGCCAGATCCCGTAGGACGGGACGGCGCCGGTCGGGTTCCAGGTGCCGCCGGTGAGAAATTCGAGGGGGCTGACGGTGGCAAAGAGGGGGAGGGCGTCGTGCAGCAGGAAGAGGAGGATGAAGAAGACAGTGAGGGTGGCAAAGGAGGCGGCAAGGAACCAGACCGACCTGACGCCCTGCTCTTTCAGGTTCTTCAGCCAGGTCGACCCGGCCTCTGGATGAGTGCTCTCTGGCATATGTGACTCCAAAAAAATACCCTGAAGGGTGGAGAAATTTATTGCACCGGGACAAAACCCTCTTCTTCCACGATCATCTGCCCGTCAGGGCTGAGGATGAAGTCGAGGTACTCCTGTACCAGGCCGGTCGGTTCGCCATTGGTGAACATGGTGAGGGAGCGGGCGATCGGGTACTGGCCGCTGGTCACGGTGGCGACGCTCGGTTCGATCTGGGTGCCGCTCACCTCGATATTCACAGCCTTCACCGAGTCGTCGAGATATCCGAGTCCCACATACCCGATGGCGCCCGGCGTCTGAGCGACGGTCTGCTGGATCGCCCCGTTCGAGTTCTTCTCAAGCTGGGTGGCGACGAAGTCTTCCTTCTCCATCACCAAGTCGTGGAAGAACTCGCGGGTGCCTGAAGCGCTGTCCCTGCCGACGACGACGATCGTCTCGTCGGGCCCGCCGACCTCCTTCCAGTTGGTGGTCTCGCCTTTGTAGATCGCCTTCACCTCGGCGGTGGTGAGCGCTCCGACGGTGTTGGAGGGGTGGACGATGAGGGCGATCCCGTCGAGGGCGACGACGTGCCGGACAAGGTCAGGGAACCTGGTCTTCTCTGAGGATTTCAGGTCGCGGGAGGCCATGCCGATCTCGGCGGTGCCGCTGCCCACGGCCTGGATCCCGACGCTGGACCCTCCGCCGCTCACCCGGACTTCGGTCTTTGGGTGGGTGTCCATGAAGAGGTCGGCGGTCAACTGGGCGACCGGGAGGACGGTCGTGGACCCGGTGACCGAGATGCTCTGCTGGGCCTCTGGGGGTTGGGTGGGGCCGTCGCCGGTGTCCATGCACCCGGTGAAGAGTGTGGCACCGACGAGGAGTGCCAGGACACCCCCGGCAAGGACGGTGGTCTGTGTGTTCTTCATGATAGTTCGCCGAGATATCACTCTCGCCGTAAAAATATAATGGCTCTCGAAGGAGACTATTTTTCGCCCCATAAATATTGGGTGCTATGTATCTCTATAGAGCAAATGGAAATACATATATCTTCATGAGAGAAAGAAAAACGTGAATGGAGATCAGGAAAGTTCAGGTGACAGGAGGGTCTTCCTACATCGTCTCCCTCCCCAAGGACTGGGTGAAGACGTCAGGGATCCAGAAGAACGATCCCGTCGGCCTCATCGTACAGCCAGATGGCACGCTCCTCGTCACCCCCAAGATCACCCCCGAGGTGGTGCAGCGTGAGAAGCGGTTCGAGGTGAGCGCGGCCACTGACCAGACCTTCATCTTCAGGTGCCTTATCGGGGCCTATATCGCCGGATACACGACGATCACCCTCTTTGCCAGGGCACGCCTCCCCCCGCAGGTCAGGATCCAGGTGCGGCAGTTCACCCAGATGGCCATCGGGCAGGAGGTGGTGGACGAGACCGAGACCTCGATTACCATCAAGGACCTTCTCAGCCCGGCCGAGATGCCCTTCCAGAACACCATCAAGAGGATGGGCGTGCTGGTGCGCGGGATGCACCAGGACAGTGTCGAGGCGTTGATGAGCGGGAACCGACGATTGGCCAACGACGTCCTGACGCGGGACAATGATGTCGACCGTCTCCACTGGCTTGTCGCGAGGCAGACTCATCTCGTGCTTACCGACCCCAACCTCTCCAGGAAGATGGAGGTGAACCCGTCGATGGCCATGAGTTTCTTCCTCATCTCACGGATCATCGAACGGATCGGCGACCATGCGACGCGGGTCGCAAAGAACGCCCTCCTGCTCCTCGACGACGAAGTCGCGGGCGGGGTGACCGAGATGGTCCGCGAGGCGAGCGCCACCTCCCAGACCCTCTTCGACCAGGCGCTCAGGTCGCTCTTCAGTCAGGACCTGGAGGCCGCCAACGAGACGCTCAAACATATCTCCCACCTCGAAAAACAGGCGCGGGCCCTCAACGAGGAGGCGATGCGTTTCGACGCGGCGACGGCGACGGCGATCGTCTCGCTCTCTGACAGTATCAAGCGGACCGGCGAATATTCAGGCGACATCTGCGAGACGGTCATCAACTATCTCATCAATGGGGAGGCGTGAGCTGAGGGGGCGGAACTTCGTGATCGCTCGTCTTCCCTTTCGCGCGTTTTCCAGGGTTGCGGGCGCCGCATGGAGATCAGTGAGGATAGATCAACGGCCTGAAGATGTATACTCAAGAAAGGGCTCTGTAGAATTTTTCATGAGGCGAGCGCCCGCCTCAAGCATACGCGATGAAAATATCAGATCAGATCTGGATTGATTCCTGACCCTCATCCTTGCGTTCGTGGAGTGCATCGAAGTCGAGCATCATGCCGCCCTCAATTACAGAAAACTTCCCTGCCGTCTCGCGCCGGGGGGTTGCACCCCCCGGATCCCCACGGACGAAGAGAGTCGAGGGGCGGCAGGTCCAGAGATCTCTGGCCGTTCCCCTGTCACGAGGAGAAGGATCAAGGATCATCTCACACACCAGAGACCTGCACTATGAAATTTTCATCCCGTATGCTTGAGCCAGGGGTTCATGCCCAATTCTACACAGCCCAAGAAAGTTTGTACGATGAATCGGTGAAGGTCTCATGAAAAAAACCTGGATTTCTTAAATATCCTCTATTTTTGGCTCTGTAGAAAAATCCTCTTTTCATCACTTCAACCCCCCTGTGAACTGAATCCATCGCCTTCCCTCATGCTTATGCCGGGGGCGAGTGCCGCCCGGACCCCTGGATGAAGATTGGGGCGGAAGGCGGAGAAATGACCATGAATGGGGGGTTGCTGTCCACTGTCTATCTTCGCGCCGGGGTTCGGGGAGCGGCCGGCCCCCCATCGAAAAGAACCATCAGGATGATTTCTACAAAGCCCTATTTTTTACGATAGGCCGGCGATGTCGTTGCCGTCTCCCTGGCGTTCCTGATTTTCGCAGATAAAACCCGCAGATATATATGTGCATCAAAATCATCTCCGGATGTATCCATCATGCCCAAAAAGATCCTCCTGATCATGATCCTTATCGCCGCCGCCCTGATCCTTGCTGCGGGATGCACCCAGACGAAATCGGAGAACCGGTCCGCCGGGAAACTCGACGGCTTTGATGCGTTTGTCACCCTGACGATGACGGAATACGAAGTTCCGGGCGCCGTTGTCGGTATTGTCGAAAACGATTCGGTCGTGTACTTGAAAGGGTTCGGCGTCCGCGAAATAGGGAAACCCGGAGTTGTGGACCCGGATACCAGGTTCCAGATCGCATCGGTCACCAAGTACATCACCGCACAGGCAATCGGGACGCTCGTTGACGAAGGAAAACTCGATTGGGACACGCCGGTCGTCACGTACATGCCTGACTTTGCATTCAAAGACCCTTATGTCACCGGGCACGTAACGCTCCGGGACCTGCTTGCCCACCGGACCGGCTTAAAAGAGTACGACGGTGACATGCTGGGCCGGCTCGGGTACTCGAACCGCGAGATGCTCGAACGGATGCGATACCTCGACCTGCCGTACGGGTTCCGGGAAAAATACGCGTACTCGAATGCCGGATATTTCATTGCCGGGGAAGTCGCGGCAGGCATGGACAACCGGAGTTGGGAGAACCTGACCGACGCCCGGATACTCCAGCCGCTCAACATGACCCGCTCGGGAGCCCATCCCGAGACCCTGTACCTTGATGACAACCATGTTGTTGCCCATGGCGGCAGTGAGGGGAATGTCACCGTCATCCCGCTCGAAGAGGCAGCGCTTCCGGCCGGCGGCCAGGTGGTCTCCACCGGCCGCGACATGACGCAGGTTCTGCGGATGATGCTCAACGACGGTTCGGTCGACGGGAAGCAGGTTCTTTCGAAAAAGACCGTGGCGGAGATCCATACGGCGAGTTTGGTCGCAGGGCGTGCCGGTCCGCTGGGAGATCCTGACGGTGCGGTCTGCCTCGGCTGTGACGCCTATCATTTCCTGGGCGAACGGGTTATCGAGAAGAACGGGGCGCTTGAAGGGGTCAGGTCAATCGTGATCCTCGTCCCGGACAGGAAAGTCGGGCTCGTGGTGATCGCAAACAAGCAGTTAACGGTATTTCCAGAGGCCGTAAGAGACGAATTCCTCGAACGCTACATCGACAGGAGCGGGATCGACTTACAGGCACGGGAAAAACTCAACCAGAAAGGATGGTATTCCCTTTTAATGAGCATGGAGGTGCCGGCCGATGCACAGCCCGCAACGATCCCGGCGTCCGCGATTGCGGGGACGTACACAGGCGACCTGTACGGCACGATGATTCTCAACGCGGGACCTGATGCCGACACCATGACCGTCCTGCTTGGTCCGGCAGAATACCCGGGCACCCTGGAACACCAGACCGGCGATACCTGGTACCTCTCGTGGCCGAACCCTGACGACGCAGTCGGCTATCTCACCTTTGCCGCAAACCAGTCGGGAGCAGTCACCGGCTTTACATCGGATGACTACGGGTCGTTTGCCCGGGCATGAGCGGACCAAAAAACGGTTCTGTAGAAATCTTCATGAATCTTTCTGGCGGTGGGCGGCACGCCTCCCAAACCCCCGCCACAACACGATCGTTCGAGGACGGCATCACCCCTCATGGTCATCTATTCTGCCTTCTCGGCTCCGGGGGTGCAACCCCCGGCGAGAGACGACGGGAGAGGTTCTGCACTGAGGGCGGCATGTTCTGATCATCATACCTTCCCTCACCATACACGCCGGCGGCACTGCCCCCGGACCCCAGTGGAGGAGAGAGTTTAGAATTTCTGAAAGGAAGCACTTTGGTTCGGAGGGATGTTCACCCCAAGAGAGTTTTGGGATATGCTCATAGGAAACCCTCCTGTCGAGTGATCACTCCCGAAGAGGAAGATCGATAAAATCGTTGCTCCTTGCGTAAGTGACCAGAACCTGCCGCAATAGTCGAGGAGGACAAGATCTGCTGGCACTTTTCGACCACGAGCCCGGTTTTCTCCCTCTCTGCGATCGGCGGCGGTCCCTCCCTGACATCGACCCCTGCGATGACCGCCGCCGCATTCGCGGTCTGGAGAGTGGGATAGAGACCTCCACACTTTTTTAATACTCCGACGACCACTTCCCTCCTGATCGCCATGGCCGACGAGAAGACACTGGTAGAGGTGAGCGACCGCACCTGGGAAGGACTGGTCGAGCGGGGGGAGAGGCCTGTCGTGGTCATGTTCTACAGCGAGACCTGTCCCTTCTGCAAACAGATCGAACCATATTTCAAGCAGTTCTCAGGGGAGTTCGGGGGCGACCTCCTCTTTGCCATGCTGAATGTGACGCAGAACCCCTGGACGGTCGAACGTTATGCCGTGCGGCAGACCCCCACCTTCAAGTTCTTCTGTCAGGGGCGCCCGGTCCAGGAGATCGTGGGGGCGGCATTCCCCGCCCTGCTCAGGAAGAACATCGAGGGGTTCCTGGAACATGGCGAGGCATGTGCCCGGAGCAGTCGGGAGATCGACTACGAGATCACGGG
This window encodes:
- the phoU gene encoding phosphate signaling complex protein PhoU, which codes for MSEKFHEELDTLKEEFLEYGHFARGMLVDAFEALKTGDEDLANSVLARKGELADRSDAFDERLLKLIALYQPMALDLRAILCTIRMNASLYRIGRYGKDIALLVRHFAGAGHLGRMLNLPHMAGIVASMVNDVLAAYGTGEISLIKDLSARDDCVDDLRYSVFREALTYMMEDPQHIERGMDYVMVARYLERCGDHCCAMGEKVHFMLTGERIEIK
- a CDS encoding TIGR00341 family protein, with protein sequence MKKVLINARKEDYAHLASVIEDHHHVVLRQDPVYEIKIFLPDNDLDAFIEEVRETVDLRYKENLIEVSSPEFVISPYLTRAEEKAEKGEKTERTPIERLVETTKPYLRLNADTLAMTSIAGLIALTGLFLNNVAVIIGAMLLSPILGPIYAFAISVAVGHGKDGVRSLSVLAALLLSVFVLSALSTAGLHLLVPLAVTPEILSRTMVSPIYILMAVLLGFAAVLALDRGMSDLIAGVAIAAALLPPTVVAGIATVLLTDRVLQAGVLVLENVVGMLAGALIATLVLGIGARDYYEQVAARKAMVRTALAIALLLAILLGLSLALT
- a CDS encoding phosphate ABC transporter substrate-binding protein, which translates into the protein MKNTQTTVLAGGVLALLVGATLFTGCMDTGDGPTQPPEAQQSISVTGSTTVLPVAQLTADLFMDTHPKTEVRVSGGGSSVGIQAVGSGTAEIGMASRDLKSSEKTRFPDLVRHVVALDGIALIVHPSNTVGALTTAEVKAIYKGETTNWKEVGGPDETIVVVGRDSASGTREFFHDLVMEKEDFVATQLEKNSNGAIQQTVAQTPGAIGYVGLGYLDDSVKAVNIEVSGTQIEPSVATVTSGQYPIARSLTMFTNGEPTGLVQEYLDFILSPDGQMIVEEEGFVPVQ
- a CDS encoding thioredoxin family protein, producing the protein MADEKTLVEVSDRTWEGLVERGERPVVVMFYSETCPFCKQIEPYFKQFSGEFGGDLLFAMLNVTQNPWTVERYAVRQTPTFKFFCQGRPVQEIVGAAFPALLRKNIEGFLEHGEACARSSREIDYEITGYG
- the pstA gene encoding phosphate ABC transporter permease PstA — its product is MPESTHPEAGSTWLKNLKEQGVRSVWFLAASFATLTVFFILLFLLHDALPLFATVSPLEFLTGGTWNPTGAVPSYGIWPLLVGTLLVTLGAMVIAVPLGIGSAVCLAELAPPRVKAVAKPAIELLAGIPSVVYGFFGLIILTDWLRVAFDVPSGESWLAGSILLGVMALPTIISVSEDALNSVPGSYREGSLALGATRWQTISRVLVPSALSGITAAVILGMGRAIGETMAVIMVTGNAAIIPDPITNLLSPIRTLTGTLGIEMGEVAVGSTHYHALFGVAVVLLLITLGVNLAALWIMTRIQAGYGTEEQGRQRLRVPGLQGKGKLITFLVLALLVLLLLPLPAAAALLGLGAGAVLIHRRLSRANMQHLAFALLWAALGVVLAVLAVILGYIVVNGLPAITWEFLTQPPRDLGRAGGIFPAIVGTLYLVGGAILFALPIGIGAAVYLSEYTRGGRVTAAIRTGIDLLNGTPSIVFGLFGFTFLVIFLNFGVSLIAGMITLGLMILPTIIRTTEEALKSVPDSVREGSLALGATRWQTIHRVVLPPAVPGILTGTILSIGRAAGETAPILFTAAVFSTRFLPDSLGDPVMALPYHLFILATTVPGAKEQQYGTALVLLVLVVGIYAVAIALRHHSQKKIHW
- a CDS encoding serine hydrolase, yielding MPKKILLIMILIAAALILAAGCTQTKSENRSAGKLDGFDAFVTLTMTEYEVPGAVVGIVENDSVVYLKGFGVREIGKPGVVDPDTRFQIASVTKYITAQAIGTLVDEGKLDWDTPVVTYMPDFAFKDPYVTGHVTLRDLLAHRTGLKEYDGDMLGRLGYSNREMLERMRYLDLPYGFREKYAYSNAGYFIAGEVAAGMDNRSWENLTDARILQPLNMTRSGAHPETLYLDDNHVVAHGGSEGNVTVIPLEEAALPAGGQVVSTGRDMTQVLRMMLNDGSVDGKQVLSKKTVAEIHTASLVAGRAGPLGDPDGAVCLGCDAYHFLGERVIEKNGALEGVRSIVILVPDRKVGLVVIANKQLTVFPEAVRDEFLERYIDRSGIDLQAREKLNQKGWYSLLMSMEVPADAQPATIPASAIAGTYTGDLYGTMILNAGPDADTMTVLLGPAEYPGTLEHQTGDTWYLSWPNPDDAVGYLTFAANQSGAVTGFTSDDYGSFARA
- the pstB gene encoding phosphate ABC transporter ATP-binding protein PstB → MKEHDTIITVNHLDLHYGEHHALKEIEVGFARHKVTALIGPSGCGKSTLLRCLNRMNDLVENVRIQGEVRFNGTDIYAPEVDVVEIRKRIGMVFQRPNPFPKSIYENVAYGPRVHGVRDRSTLDAVVEKSLQDAALWDEVKDRLDAPAFSLSGGQQQRLCIARTLAVEPEVVLMDEPCSALDPIATAKIEGLIEDLKTRYTVIIVTHNMQQAARASDYTGFMYLGELVEFGETPQVFEAPREELTERYITGRFG
- a CDS encoding phosphate uptake regulator PhoU, with amino-acid sequence MEIRKVQVTGGSSYIVSLPKDWVKTSGIQKNDPVGLIVQPDGTLLVTPKITPEVVQREKRFEVSAATDQTFIFRCLIGAYIAGYTTITLFARARLPPQVRIQVRQFTQMAIGQEVVDETETSITIKDLLSPAEMPFQNTIKRMGVLVRGMHQDSVEALMSGNRRLANDVLTRDNDVDRLHWLVARQTHLVLTDPNLSRKMEVNPSMAMSFFLISRIIERIGDHATRVAKNALLLLDDEVAGGVTEMVREASATSQTLFDQALRSLFSQDLEAANETLKHISHLEKQARALNEEAMRFDAATATAIVSLSDSIKRTGEYSGDICETVINYLINGEA